One region of Juglans microcarpa x Juglans regia isolate MS1-56 chromosome 7S, Jm3101_v1.0, whole genome shotgun sequence genomic DNA includes:
- the LOC121241218 gene encoding uncharacterized protein LOC121241218 → MQSRKHGDYSTLSSGSKLRAQHRLKLGSDPYTGILRDALDRSPVTGQSLNPHRLDGSRWVAGASLRSGSTERRDYSWRLGDGGGGGRSDRMRSKSPPFEKVKKRAQFDEGGVTMHRDYALPMELQRTYELSDYTKVGDDSSNSTNIYGYHHGNSGMGKEKDFSESRLSTGGGHGMLGQNSMSMEDKIARGSYQLPQDLGPTSNYGEAGGHLSSSSQNIVIRRIEHERLQYQDPITVDKLPIMGSFKDGEKPTFQSREASYPVGSASHSKDFAIKPPLKDLASSSSRMMRNEYLGSYQDDIRLPPTYESSRSSAKLIDPIGFDAYGQSPLIESSGDPETGHRNLTYYQRGAYGPTRAKGEDHPYQKPWGTADDERGYQSDDLYGMVPPRDLLDYDQEQINYDHRHLSRPIIMHPVANRVDDNTEDSYGNARKGITSDHPTLQKQAVSDYPHMNRTSNASKRSGEYGYNHVEFGSRVSRNYKISHLSASQKQQVMHSRPDYMFGKDAGPKFVKDRLQSPPIDKYDSDMHRHAVRMKRMEELGLREPLDRMLKGKNSAEEELGGHDSRRFLSKRNAPGELQDQYDRGEEWIDEDVSGLYSSNAVGNDYNEYRESKRRYVRLEHYQDFVSDEWLSSQDSLALVQRHSSRLYIHGGRFTKAHPRAGSLSSNDLHHFDRRIGLHKQPKVWKRNADHYKDVHEDYDDPSEDWVSVSDSEPAEDSLEFKQLVHEAFLKFSKVLNGSPAVQRRYKEQGKGGSLFCIVCGRSVSKEFMDTQRLVTHAFMSRKVGLRAQHLGLHKAICVLLGWNTVVPHDTITWVPQVLPNAEALAQKEDLILWPPVIIIHNISLSDNNPGKWKVITVEEIESFLRRKGFVTGRIKMCLGKPADQSVMVVKFLGTFTGLGDSERLHKYFAENKHGRVDFVQLTSNNSNSWDAGMQADKAEEHILYGYMGIAEDLDKVDFNTRKSNCIKSKQEIQDLANAPLRPAPDER, encoded by the exons ATGCAATCAAGAAAGCATGGAGATTATTCTACGCTATCTTCAGGTTCAAAGTTACGTGCCCAACACCGATTAAAATTGGGTTCTGACCCGTACACTGGTATTCTCCGTGATGCTCTGGATCGGTCTCCAGTCACCGGGCAGAGTTTGAATCCTCATAGGTTAGATGGATCCAGATGGGTTGCGGGTGCAAGTCTAAGGAGTGGTTCTACTGAAAGGAGGGACTATTCTTGGCGTTTgggtgatggtggtggtggaggtagGAGTGACAGGATGAGATCAAAGTCGCCCCCTtttgagaaagttaaaaaaagggCTCAGTTCGACGAGGGTGGTGTTACCATGCATAGGGATTATGCACTGCCTATGGAGTTGCAGCGGACATACGAGTTGTCTGACTACACAAAGGTCGGTGATGATAGCTCGAATTCAACAAATATTTATGGATATCATCATGGTAATTCTGGGATGGGTAAAGAGAAGGACTTTAGTGAAAGCAGATTGTCAACTGGTGGTGGACATGGGATGTTGGGACAGAATTCAATGTCAATGGAAGATAAAATAGCCCGTGGTTCATATCAGCTGCCTCAAGATCTAGGTCCCACCTCAAATTATGGAGAAGCTGGTGGGCATCTATCATCCTCATCACAAAATATAGTTATACGCAGGATTGAGCATGAAAGGCTTCAGTATCAGGACCCTATAACTGTGGATAAGTTACCAATCATGGGATCCTTCAAAGATGGAGAGAAACCCACGTTTCAATCAAGGGAGGCATCGTATCCTGTTGGGTCAGCATCTCACTCCAAAGATTTTGCAATCAAACCTCCTCTAAAGGATTTGGCAAGCTCCTCTTCTAGGATGATGAGGAATGAGTATTTGGGCTCTTATCAGGATGACATTCGTTTGCCTCCTACATATGAATCTTCAAGAAGCAGTGCAAAACTTATAGATCCCATAGGTTTTGATGCATATGGACAAAGTCCACTTATAGAGTCCTCTGGAGACCCTGAAACTGGACATAGGAATCTGACATATTACCAGAGAGGTGCATATGGTCCCACCAGGGCTAAGGGTGAGGATCATCCATACCAAAAACCTTGGGGAACTGCAGATGATGAACGTGGATATCAATCTGATGACTTGTACGGAATGGTTCCACCGCGTGATCTGCTGGACTATGATCAAGAACAAATCAATTATGATCATAGACATTTGTCAAGACCTATTATAATGCATCCCGTTGCAAACAGGGTTGATGATAATACCGAAGATTCTTATGGAAATGCTCGGAAGGGAATAACATCGGACCATCCTACTTTACAAAAGCAGGCTGTTTCGGACTACCCTCATATGAATAGGACATCAAATGCATCAAAGCGAAGTGGGGAGTATGGATATAATCATGTTGAATTTGGAAGTAGAGTGTCTCGAAATTACAAAATCTCACATTTGAGTGCATCACAGAAACAGCAGGTAATGCACTCGAGACCAGATTATATGTTTGGAAAAGATGCAGGACCAAAGTTTGTAAAGGATAGGCTGCAGAGTCCTCCTATTGATAAATATGATTCGGATATGCATAGACAtgctgtaagaatgaagagaaTGGAGGAGCTTGGCTTACGTGAACCATTAGATAGGATGCTTAAAGGAAAGAACAGTGCTGAGGAAGAATTAGGTGGGCATGATTCTAGAAGGTTCCTGTCAAAACGGAATGCACCAGGGGAGCTTCAGGATCAATATGATAGAGGCGAAGAGTGGATTGATGAAGATGTGAGTGGTTTGTATTCATCCAATGCTGTGGGAAATGACTATAATGAATACAGAGAGTCTAAGCGGAGATATGTTAGGCTAGAACATTATCAAGACTTTGTATCTGATGAATGGTTGTCATCTCAAGATTCTCTGGCACTCGTGCAAAGGCATTCAAGTAGATTGTATATACATGGTGGTCGATTTACAAAGGCTCATCCAAGAGCTGGTTCTTTGAGCTCTAATGACTTACACCATTTTGATAGAAGAATTGGTCTTCACAAACAGCCCaaagtttggaaaagaaatGCTGATCATTATAAGGATGTACATGAAGATTATGATGACCCTTCAGAAGATTGGGTAAGTGTCTCAGACTCTGAGCCCGCTGAGGACTCTTTGGAGTTCAAGCAACTGGTACATGAAGCCTTCCTAAAGTTCTCTAAAGTTTTGAATGGGAGCCCAGCTGTTCAAAGACGATACAAGGAGCAAGGAAAAGGTGGTAGTTTGTTCTGCATCGTATGTGGCAGaag CGTCTCAAAGGAGTTCATGGACACTCAACGCTTGGTAACACATGCCTTTATGTCTCGCAAGGTTGGGCTGAGAGCACAACACCTGGGTCTTCACAAAGCAATATGTGTGTTGTTGGGGTGGAATACCGTTGTTCCCCATGATACAATAACATGGGTTCCTCAGGTCTTACCCAATGCAGAAGCTTTGGCTCAGAAAGAGGATTTGATACTCTGGCCTCCTGTGATTATCATCCACAACATATCTTTGTCAGACAATAATCCAGGAAAGTGGAAGGTTATCACCGTCGAGGAGATTGAGTCTTTTCTAAGAA GGAAAGGTTTTGTAACGGGAAGAATCAAGATGTGCCTGGGAAAGCCTGCGGATCAAAGTGTTATGGTTGTAAAGTTCTTGGGCACTTTCACTGGGCTGGGAGATTCAGAGAGGCTTCATAAGTATTTTGCTGAAAATAAGCACGGAAGAGTTGATTTTGTGCAACTAACATCCAACAATAGCAACAGTTGGGATGCAGGAATGCAGGCAGACAAGGCGGAGGAACATATTCTGTATGGGTACATGGGTATTGCAGAGGACTTGGACAAAGTAGATTTCAATACAAGGAAGTCGAATTGTATAAAGAGTAAGCAGGAGATTCAGGACCTGGCAAATGCTCCTCTTAGACCTGCACCTGATGAGAGGTAG
- the LOC121241221 gene encoding exodeoxyribonuclease-like: MKPKIITWNVRGLNDRNKRLRIKSLLRMWKGDVVCFQETKMRFIDRKIVRSVWGCLYVGWTYLASLGASGGVLLMWDKRVVELIEECIGEFSVATRFKNVVDGWEWAFVGSYGPNVDRDRRRLWEELAGLYSLWDVPWCMGGDFNTIRFPSERLGHCQNSLAMEEFREFIFDLDLMDLPLVGGEYTWSNGRVWSRLDRFLVSPAWETQYPEVSQKRLARVSSDHFPILLDCGGIHRWHRYFKFENMWLIADGFVERVRAWWTTYKFMGTPSYILASKLKVLKQDLKKWNLEVFGHIDNQKFALLEELQELEDKELLGDNSEEMLLRKGMVIANLERVLLSEEISWRKKSRALWLKEGDRCT; the protein is encoded by the coding sequence atgaagcctaagattatAACATGGAATGTACGGGGGCTTAATGATCGCAATAAACGCCTCCGTATTAAATCATTATTGCGgatgtggaagggtgatgtggtgtgttttcaagaaacaaagatgCGTTTCATTGATAGAAAAATTGTGCGAAGTGTATGGGGGTGCTTGTATGTGGGATGGACTTATTTGGCTTCTTTGGGAGCCTCAGGTGGAGTGTTACTTATGTGGGACAAAAGAGTTGTTGAGTTGATCGAGGAGTGTATCGGAGAATTCTCGGTCGCGACTAGATTTAAAAATGTGGTTGATGGTTGGGAATGGGCATTTGTAGGCTCATATGGACCTAACGTGGATAGGGATAGGAGAAGGTtatgggaggagttggcgggtcTATACTCATTatgggatgtgccgtggtgtatgggGGGCGATTTTAATACTATTCGCTTTCCTAGTGAGCGTTTAGGACATTGTCAGAATTCTTTGGCCATGGAAGAATTCCGCGAGTTCATCTTCGATCTTGACCTCATGGATCTCCCTTTGGTAGGGGGTGAATACACTTGGTCAAATGGGCGGGTgtggtcgagattggatagattccttgtaTCTCCTGCGTGGGAAACTCAATATCCGGAAGTGAGTCAGAAACGACTAGCTCGAGTCAGTTCTGATCATTTTCCTATCCTTTTagattgtgggggtattcacAGGTGGCAccggtatttcaagtttgaaaacatgtggctaatAGCAGATGGGTTTGTAGAGAGGGTGCGTGCTTGGTGGACTACATATAAGTTCATGGGTACTCCAAGTTATATTCTTGCAAGTAAGTTGAAGGTATTGAAACAagatttgaagaagtggaatttggAGGTTTTTGGTCACATTGATAATCAAAAGTTTGCACTGTTGGAGGAACTACAAGAGCTGGAGGATAAAGAGTTATTGGGAGATAATTCAGAGGAGATGTTATTGAGGAAGGGCATGGTTATAGCAAACTTGGAGAGGGTTTTGTTGTCAGAGGAAATTTCATGGCGTAAAAAATCCAgagccctttggttgaaagaaggtgataggTGTACGTAG
- the LOC121241453 gene encoding pleiotropic drug resistance protein 2-like: MAAALDGDELVRSMSNRRASFRSASKKNFSASFREAWTGQPDVFQRSGREDDEEELQWAALERLPTYDRLRKGFLKQVLDNGRVGYEEVDVTKLRMQDKKNIIESILKVVEDDNEKFLRRLRNRTDRVGIEIPTIEIRFEHVSIEGDAYVGTRALPTLLNSTLNSIEALLGVLKLFPSKKRVVQILQDVSGIVKPSRMTLLLGPPGSGKTTLLQALAGKRNKDLRVSGRVTYCGHELSEFVPQRTCAYISQQDLHHGEMTVRETLDFSGRCLGVGTRYEMLAELSRREKQAGIKPDPEIDAFMKATAMTGEEASLVTDYILKILGLDICSDILVGDDMRRGISGGQKKRVTTGEMLAGPAKALFMDEISNGLDSSTTFQIVRFMRQMVHIMDVTMIISLLQPAPETFDLFDDIILLSEGQIVYQGPRDNVLQFFENVGFKCPERKGVADFLQEITSKKDQEQYWCKNNEPYRYISVPEFVSCFQNFHIGQKISEELGIPYDRSKAHPAALVKEKYGISNWELFKACLAREWLLMKRNSFVYIFKTTQITIMSIIAMTVFLRTEMKHGRIEDGGKFYGAMFFSLTNVMFNGVAELALTIFRLPVFFKQRDFLFYPAWAFALPIWLLRIPLSLMESGIWICLTYYTVGFAPAASRFFRQLLAFFSVHQMALSLFRFIAALGRTQVVANTIGTFSLLSIFVLGGFIVAKDDIQPWMIWGYYVSPMMYGQNAIVMNEFLDERWSAPNPYPNVPEPTVGKVLLRARGMFKDDYWFWICVGALLGFSLLFNICFILALTFLNPLGDSKSVIFEEDDKKKSGKQPSNGQHRIMTTEMSTASTAPLFEDSTIGTSAVQAPVRRGMVLPFQPLSLAFSHVNYYVDMPAEMKNEGVEETRLQLLRDVSGAFRPGVLTALVGVSGAGKTTLMDVLAGRKTGGYIEGSISISGYPKNQATFARVSGYCEQNDIHSPHVTVYESLLYSARLRLAMEVDKETRKMFVEEVMDLVELNPLRNSLVGLPGVDGLSTEQRKRLTIAVELVANPSIIFMDEPTSGLDARAAAIVMRTVRNTVDTGRTVVCTIHQPSIDIFEAFDELLLMKRGGQVIYAGPLGRQSHKLVEYFESIPNVPKIKEGYNPATWMLEVSSPAVEVQHDVDFAEIYANSDLYKRNQELIQELSTPSPGSAELYFPTKYSQSFTSQCNACFRKQYWSYWRNPQYNAIRFLLTIVTGIIFGLVFWNKGHHQTKREQDLLNLLGAMFAAVVFLGGINSSTVQSVVAIERTVFYRERAAGMYSALPYAFGQVAVETLYLIVQTFVYTIILYSMIGFDWKADKFFWFYFFILMCFVYFTFYGMMIQALTPSHQIAAIVMSFFLNFWNLFSGFLIPRKQIPIWWRWYYWASPVAWTLYGLVTSQVGDKTTLIEVPGEADIQVKDYLKKHLGFDHDFLGAVAAAHIGFSLLFFFVFAYGIKFLNFQRR; encoded by the exons ATGGCGGCTGCTTTGGACGGCGATGAGCTTGTGAGGTCCATGAGCAACCGGCGAGCGAGTTTCCGGTCGGCCAGCAAGAAAAACTTCTCGGCCAGCTTCCGCGAGGCTTGGACGGGACAACCGGATGTGTTTCAGAGGAGTGGTAGGGAAGATGACGAAGAGGAGCTGCAGTGGGCAGCGTTAGAGCGGCTTCCCACGTATGACAGGTTGAGGAAGGGATTTCTGAAGCAGGTTTTGGATAATGGGAGAGTTGGTTATGAAGAGGTTGATGTTACCAAACTTCGGATGCAGGACAAGAAGAATATCATTGAGAGTATACTCAAGGTTGTTGAAGATGATAATGAGAAGTTTCTTCGTAGGCTTAGAAACAGGACTGACAG GGTGGGAATTGAGATTCCAACTATTGAAATCCGGTTTGAGCATGTATCAATTGAAGGAGATGCGTACGTTGGAACCAGGGCACTCCCAACTCTGCTCAACTCAACCTTGAATTCAATTGAG GCTCTTCTTGGGGTACTCAAGCTTTTCCCATCAAAGAAAAGGGTTGTCCAGATTCTACAAGATGTGAGTGGAATAGTGAAGCCATCGAG AATGACGCTGCTTCTGGGACCTCCCGGATCAGGGAAAACGACTTTGCTGCAGGCACTTGCTGGGAAGAGGAACAAGGATCTCAGG GTATCAGGCAGAGTCACATACTGTGGTCATGAATTGTCAGAGTTTGTTCCTCAGAGAACATGTGCTTATATTAGCCAACAAGATCTTCATCATGGTGAAATGACGGTCAGGGAGACATTGGATTTTTCGGGACGTTGCTTGGGAGTTGGAACCAGGTACGAGATGCTGGCAGAATTATCAAGACGGGAAAAACAAGCAGGAATCAAACCAGATCCTGAGATAGATGCGTTCATGAAAGCTACAGCAATGACAGGCGAAGAAGCAAGTCTTGTTACAGACTATATTCTCAAG ATTCTTGGATTGGATATCTGTTCTGACATTTTGGTGGGCGATGATATGAGAAGGGGCATATCAGGTGGACAAAAGAAGCGTGTTACTACAG GAGAAATGCTGGCTGGACCGGCAAAGGCCCTTTTCATGGATGAAATATCAAATGGTCTGGACAGTTCCACAACTTTCCAAATTGTCAGGTTTATGAGACAGATGGTTCATATCATGGACGTGACAATGATAATATCTCTTCTGCAACCTGCGCCTGAAACCTTTGATCTTTTTGATGACATTATCTTACTTTCAGAGGGTCAGATTGTTTATCAAGGTCCACGTGACAATGTTCTTCAGTTTTTTGAAAATGTGGGCTTCAAGTGCCCAGAAAGGAAAGGAGTTGCAGACTTCTTGCAAGAGATTACATCAAAAAAGGACCAGGAGCAGTACTGGTGCAAAAACAATGAGCCTTACCGATATATCAGTGTCCCTGAATTCGTAAGTTGcttccaaaattttcacattggcCAGAAAATTTCTGAAGAGCTTGGAATTCCTTACGATCGGTCCAAAGCCCATCCAGCTGCATTAGTAAAAGAGAAGTATGGAATCTCGAACTGGGAACTCTTCAAGGCATGCCTTGCAAGAGAGTGGCTATTGATGAAGCGCAActcttttgtatatatattcaagaCAACCCAGATCACCATCATGTCAATTATTGCCATGACAGTGTTCTTGAGAACAGAAATGAAGCATGGTCGAATAGAAGATGGAGGGAAATTTTATGGTGCAATGTTCTTCAGTCTCACCAACGTGATGTTTAATGGAGTGGCAGAACTTGCATTGACTATTTTTAGGCTTCCTGTATTTTTTAAGCAGCGGGATTTCTTGTTCTATCCAGCATGGGCTTTTGCGTTGCCAATTTGGCTCCTCAGGATTCCCCTCTCATTGATGGAGTCAGGAATATGGATCTGCCTCACGTATTACACTGTTGGGTTTGCTCCTGCTGCTAGTAG GTTTTTTCGTCAGTTATTGGCATTCTTCAGTGTCCATCAGATGGCCCTATCACTCTTCCGCTTTATTGCAGCACTTGGAAGAACACAAGTTGTGGCAAATACAATTGGTACCTTCTCATTGCTGTCCATTTTTGTCCTCGGGGGATTTATTGTTGCCAAAG ATGACATTCAACCTTGGATGATATGGGGCTACTATGTTTCTCCCATGATGTATGGACAGAATGCCATAGTCATGAATGAGTTTCTCGATGAAAGATGGAGTGCG cCCAATCCCTACCCAAATGTTCCTGAACCTACTGTGGGAAAGGTTCTTCTCAGGGCCAGGGGCATGTTTAAAGATGACTATTGGTTCTGGATCTGTGTTGGGGCACTCCTTGGGTTTTCTCTGCTATTCAACATCTGTTTTATACTAGCACTCACATTTTTAAATC CTTTAGGAGATTCTAAATCTGTCATTTTCGAGGAGGATGATAAGAAGAAGAGTGGAAAGCAGCCATCTAATGGCCAACATAGAATAATGACCACGGAAATGAGTACAGCTTCAACTGCTCCACTGTTTGAAG ACTCCACAATTGGTACTTCTGCAGTGCAAGCACCCGTTAGAAGGGGAATGGTGTTGCCTTTCCAGCCCTTGTCACTTGCATTTAGTCATGTAAACTACTATGTCGATATGCCTGCT GAAATGAAGAATGAAGGAGTTGAAGAGACTCGTCTCCAGCTTTTACGAGATGTTAGTGGTGCTTTCAGGCCTGGTGTTCTAACAGCATTGGTTGGTGTAAGTGGTGCTGGAAAGACCACATTGATGGATGTGCTAGCAGGGAGAAAAACTGGAGGGTACATTGAAGGAAGTATCAGCATATCTGGTTATCCAAAGAACCAAGCAACTTTTGCTCGGGTCAGCGGTTATTGTGAACAGAACGATATCCATTCACCCCATGTTACCGTCTATGAATCTCTTCTGTATTCTGCCCGGCTGCGTCTTGCCATGGAAGTTGACAAGGAAACACGAAAG ATGTTTGTTGAGGAAGTTATGGATTTGGTTGAGCTAAACCCATTGAGGAATTCTTTAGTTGGCCTCCCAGGAGTAGATGGTCTGTCCACTGAACAGAGAAAGAGACTCACCATAGCCGTGGAATTGGTTGCCAATCCTTCCATCATCTTCATGGATGAGCCGACATCAGGCCTTGATGCTAGAGCTGCAGCAATTGTTATGCGTACAGTGAGAAATACGGTGGATACAGGGCGAACAGTTGTCTGCACAATTCACCAGCCAAGCATTGACATTTTTGAAGCTTTTGATGAG CTTTTGTTGATGAAGAGGGGTGGACAAGTCATTTATGCTGGACCCCTTGGTCGCCAATCTCACAAGCTTGTAGAATACTTCGAG TCTATCCCAAATGTTCCTAAGATCAAAGAGGGCTATAATCCTGCTACGTGGATGCTAGAAGTCAGTTCTCCTGCTGTGGAGGTTCAACATGATGTGGATTTTGCAGAAATCTATGCCAACTCTGATCTGTACAA GAGGAATCAAGAACTCATCCAAGAGCTGAGTACTCCATCACCAGGATCCGCAGAACTTTACTTCCCCACCAAATATTCCCAATCCTTTACTTCTCAATGCAACGCTTGTTTCAGGAAGCAATATTGGTCCTATTGGAGGAACCCTCAATACAATGCAATCCGTTTCTTGTTGACAATAGTTACTGGTATTATATTTGGACTTGTATTCTGGAACAAAGGACATCATCAGAC GAAAAGAGAACAAGACCTGCTGAATCTGCTGGGAGCAATGTTTGCAGCAGTTGTTTTCCTTGGAGGCATCAACTCTTCTACAGTGCAGTCTGTTGTGGCAATTGAAAGGACAGTCTTCTACCGTGAAAGAGCAGCAGGAATGTACTCGGCCTTGCCGTATGCATTTGGTCAG GTGGCTGTGGAGACATTATACCTTATCGTCCAAACTTTTGTCTACACCATTATCCTTTACTCGATGATCGGATTCGATTGGAAAGCAGATAAATTCTTTTGGTTTTACTTCTTCATATTAATGTGCTTTGTATACTTCACCTTCTACGGGATGATGATTCAAGCTCTCACTCCCAGCCACCAAATTGCTGCCATTGTTATGTCCTTCTTCCTGAACTTCTGGAACCTGTTCTCTGGTTTCCTCATCCCAAGGAAG CAAATTCCAATATGGTGGAGGTGGTATTACTGGGCTTCTCCAGTGGCTTGGACACTCTACGGCCTTGTAACTTCTCAGGTGGGAGACAAGACAACTCTGATTGAGGTACCTGGAGAAGCTGATATTCAAGTGAAGGACTACCTAAAGAAGCACTTGGGTTTTGATCATGACTTCCTTGGAGCGGTTGCTGCTGCCCATATTGGcttttccctccttttcttctttgtcTTTGCCTATGGCATCAAGTTCCTCAACTTCCAAAGGAGAtaa
- the LOC121241222 gene encoding uncharacterized protein LOC121241222 codes for MQKMKSLGSIGNSTGGQLTDQENDEEEISRLTISTFQAREEEIERKKMEVKEKVELQLGRAEEESRRLAHIWEELEVLTDPMRKEVAAVRKKIDMASRDLKPLGQSCQKKEKEYKEALDAFNEKNKEKTQLIATLMELLTQSERQRMKKLEELSRHI; via the exons ATGCAGAAAATGAAAAGCCTTGGGAGCATTGGCAATAGTACTGGGGGACAACTAACTGATCAGGAGAATGATGAGGAGGAGATCTCAAGGTTAACCATATCTACATTCCAAGCCAGAGAGGAAGAAAttgagaggaagaagatggaggTTAAGGAGAAAGTTGAACTTCAGTTGGGCCGTGCTGAAGAAGAATCTAGGCGTTTAGCACATATTTGGGAG GAGCTAGAAGTACTCACAGATCCAATGAGAAAGGAAGTTGCAGCTGTACGTAAGAAGATTGATATGGCTAGCCGAGATCTAAAGCCATTAGGACAGAGCTGCCAGAAGAAG GAGAAGGAATACAAAGAAGCCTTAGACGCTTTCaatgaaaagaacaaagaaaaaactcagCTAATAGCCACATTAATGGAG TTGCTAACCCAGAGTGAGAGACAGAGGATGAAGAAACTCGAGGAGCTGAGCAGGCATATATAG